From the genome of Bosea sp. Tri-49, one region includes:
- a CDS encoding cell division protein FtsQ/DivIB has product MKVEPVFAGANLPMRVTGPQLLVGERSRRWFRGSRRSAVAVPLAERLPSGLGSWLAIAFLALTGTTGAVLGGHYETFRETYGEPKHALARAVGLGIDRITISGLSGLSEIEVLVAAGIDPKISLAFFDADEARKRLEATPMIREASVRKLYPGEISIALTEREPYALWQVKGELFLIAQDGTVIDKMDDGRFANLPLVVGADANLKAKDYLALLNEAGPFAARIRAGSLVAGRRWNLKLDTGADIRLPEQGAGAAVKRLASLEQDFRISEKDLIAIDMRQPDRVTMRLTEEAATARAEQLKSKTKKKGGEA; this is encoded by the coding sequence GTGAAGGTGGAACCGGTGTTTGCCGGCGCCAACCTGCCGATGCGCGTGACGGGGCCTCAGCTCCTCGTCGGCGAGCGCTCGCGCCGCTGGTTCCGCGGCTCGCGCCGCAGCGCCGTCGCGGTGCCGCTGGCCGAGCGGCTGCCGAGCGGCCTCGGCTCCTGGCTGGCGATCGCCTTCCTGGCGCTCACGGGCACGACCGGGGCGGTCCTCGGCGGCCACTACGAGACCTTCCGCGAAACTTATGGTGAGCCGAAGCATGCGCTGGCCCGGGCAGTCGGGCTCGGCATCGACCGCATCACCATTTCGGGCCTGAGCGGGCTCTCCGAGATCGAGGTCCTGGTCGCGGCCGGCATCGATCCCAAGATCTCGCTCGCCTTCTTCGATGCGGACGAGGCCCGCAAGCGGCTCGAAGCCACGCCGATGATCCGCGAGGCCTCGGTCCGCAAGCTTTATCCCGGCGAGATTTCGATCGCTCTCACCGAACGCGAGCCCTATGCGCTCTGGCAGGTCAAGGGCGAGCTTTTCCTGATCGCCCAGGACGGCACGGTGATCGACAAGATGGACGATGGCCGCTTCGCCAATCTGCCGCTGGTCGTCGGTGCCGACGCCAATCTCAAGGCGAAGGACTATCTCGCGCTGCTCAACGAGGCTGGCCCCTTTGCCGCGCGCATCCGCGCCGGCAGCCTCGTCGCCGGCCGGCGCTGGAACCTGAAGCTCGACACCGGCGCCGACATCCGGCTGCCGGAGCAGGGCGCCGGGGCAGCGGTGAAGCGCCTCGCCAGCCTCGAGCAGGACTTCCGGATCAGCGAGAAGGATTTGATCGCCATCGACATGCGCCAGCCTGACCGCGTCACCATGCGCCTGACCGAAGAAGCCGCGACCGCGCGGGCCGAGCAGCTCAAGAGCAAGACGAAGAAGAAGGGCGGCGAGGCATGA
- the lpxC gene encoding UDP-3-O-acyl-N-acetylglucosamine deacetylase has translation MMAERQTTLRSPVTLQGIGVHSGAPACLTLRPSTANSGVVFLRKGLEGGHEQLIHARHNKVSATELCTVIGDQASGSVATIEHLMSACAGLGLDNVLIEIDGPEMPIMDGSAAEFVAAIEATGLVALGATRRYLKVLRPVRIEHGRAFAELAPSENGFRLDVEIDFDTPAIGRQRKIFDLDPEAYAREISRARTFGFMRDVEQLWKAGFALGASLDNTVAIGDDKVINPEGLRYADEFVRHKVLDAVGDLALAGYPILGEFRSYCGGHRMNVRILEALFADRANYAIVEAQPVYGHHAVQMAAGPMPAALAPDLH, from the coding sequence ATGATGGCTGAACGGCAGACGACCCTACGCTCGCCCGTGACCCTGCAAGGCATCGGCGTTCACTCCGGGGCTCCCGCCTGCCTCACGCTGCGGCCTTCCACTGCCAATTCCGGCGTCGTCTTCCTGCGCAAGGGCCTCGAAGGTGGCCATGAGCAGCTCATCCACGCCCGCCACAACAAGGTCAGCGCCACCGAGCTGTGCACGGTGATCGGCGATCAGGCGTCGGGCTCCGTCGCCACGATCGAGCACTTGATGTCGGCCTGCGCCGGTCTCGGCCTCGACAACGTGCTGATCGAGATCGACGGCCCGGAAATGCCGATCATGGACGGCAGCGCCGCGGAGTTCGTCGCAGCCATCGAGGCGACCGGCCTCGTCGCGCTCGGCGCGACCCGTCGCTATCTCAAGGTTCTGCGCCCGGTGCGCATCGAGCACGGCCGCGCCTTCGCCGAGCTCGCTCCGTCCGAGAACGGTTTCCGCCTCGACGTCGAGATCGACTTCGACACCCCGGCCATCGGCCGCCAGCGCAAGATCTTCGATCTCGATCCCGAGGCCTATGCCCGCGAGATTTCCCGCGCCCGCACCTTCGGGTTCATGCGCGATGTCGAGCAGCTCTGGAAAGCCGGCTTCGCGCTTGGCGCCTCGCTCGACAACACCGTCGCGATCGGCGACGACAAGGTGATCAACCCGGAAGGCCTGCGCTACGCTGACGAGTTCGTGCGCCACAAGGTCCTCGACGCCGTTGGCGACTTGGCTCTGGCCGGTTATCCGATCCTCGGCGAGTTCCGCTCCTATTGCGGTGGTCACCGCATGAATGTCCGGATCCTCGAGGCCCTGTTCGCCGACCGCGCCAACTACGCGATCGTCGAGGCTCAGCCGGTCTACGGACACCACGCCGTGCAGATGGCGGCTGGCCCGATGCCTGCCGCGCTCGCACCCGATCTGCACTGA
- the aidB gene encoding AidB family quorum-quenching N-acyl homoserine lactonase: protein MGETWRRFGSYDVLTLHDGVFEAPLDVLIHASGQAARDESVSRWGKPKVSIPVNCFALKHADGITLVDAGTGPSWGEAMGHAPAAMASAGIAPEQVERVLITHLHGDHALGLFDGDRARFLKAEIIVPEADFGFFGNEANRAQTPQNRQGGFAVATAVKKHYGDRIRPVAAGPVRSGIALIPLPGHTVGHSGYLIEGEESLLLWGDALHLSDLQASDPDVGLVYDFDAATAVASRRAILERAARDGWVVSGGHVDGFRRVIENGSEYELIPA, encoded by the coding sequence ATGGGCGAGACTTGGCGGCGGTTCGGCTCCTACGATGTGCTCACCTTGCATGATGGCGTCTTCGAGGCGCCGCTCGACGTCCTGATCCATGCGAGCGGCCAGGCCGCTCGTGACGAATCGGTCTCGCGCTGGGGCAAGCCGAAGGTCAGCATCCCGGTCAATTGCTTCGCCTTGAAGCACGCCGACGGGATCACGCTCGTCGATGCCGGCACGGGTCCGTCCTGGGGCGAGGCGATGGGCCATGCGCCCGCCGCCATGGCGAGCGCGGGAATTGCCCCCGAGCAGGTCGAGCGCGTCTTGATCACGCATCTGCACGGCGACCATGCGCTCGGCCTTTTCGACGGTGATCGCGCCCGTTTCCTCAAGGCCGAGATCATCGTGCCGGAGGCCGATTTCGGCTTCTTCGGAAACGAGGCCAATCGCGCGCAGACGCCGCAGAACAGGCAGGGCGGCTTTGCCGTCGCGACGGCGGTGAAGAAACACTATGGCGACCGCATCCGTCCCGTCGCAGCCGGCCCCGTGCGGTCCGGTATCGCGCTGATCCCGCTCCCTGGCCACACCGTCGGCCATAGCGGTTATCTGATCGAAGGCGAGGAAAGTCTCCTGCTCTGGGGCGATGCGCTGCATCTGTCCGATCTGCAGGCCTCGGATCCGGATGTCGGTCTGGTCTATGATTTCGACGCCGCCACCGCCGTCGCATCCCGCCGCGCCATCCTCGAACGCGCCGCGCGCGACGGCTGGGTCGTGTCCGGCGGCCATGTCGACGGCTTCAGGCGCGTGATCGAGAACGGCTCGGAGTACGAACTGATCCCGGCCTGA
- a CDS encoding outer membrane protein assembly factor BamD, with product MRLKTFNPGESTSGGKRLALAFALAAALGGCDTMSALNPFDRPEVYKPEVVAEVPADKLYNEGLARLQNGDTEGANKKFDEIDKQAPFSPYSKRGLIMAAYANYEAAKYDDAITASKRFLAQNPASPDAAYAQYILAMSYYNQIPDATRDQERTDLALRAMQELLDRYPKSEYVIDVREKMLVARDQLAGKEMNVGRFYLEKRNYTGAVGRFRDVITKYQTTRHVEEALMRLTEAYMALGITNEAQTAAAVLGHNFPDSPWYKDAYTLLESGGLQPREDRGSYISRAFNGFTRAVVGITGLGRL from the coding sequence ATGCGGCTGAAGACATTCAATCCCGGCGAATCGACCAGCGGCGGCAAGCGCCTGGCGCTGGCTTTCGCCCTCGCGGCTGCGCTCGGCGGCTGCGACACGATGAGCGCGCTCAACCCCTTCGACCGTCCCGAGGTTTACAAGCCTGAAGTGGTGGCGGAGGTCCCCGCCGACAAGCTCTACAATGAGGGTCTCGCCCGTCTCCAGAACGGCGACACCGAAGGCGCGAACAAGAAGTTCGACGAAATCGACAAGCAGGCGCCGTTCTCGCCCTATTCGAAGAGAGGCCTGATCATGGCCGCTTATGCGAATTACGAGGCGGCCAAGTACGACGACGCGATCACCGCCTCGAAGCGCTTCCTGGCGCAGAACCCGGCAAGCCCGGACGCGGCCTACGCGCAGTACATCCTGGCGATGTCCTATTACAACCAGATCCCGGACGCGACGCGTGACCAGGAGCGTACCGACCTGGCGCTGCGCGCGATGCAGGAGCTGCTCGACCGCTATCCGAAGTCGGAATACGTCATCGACGTGCGCGAGAAGATGCTGGTCGCGCGCGATCAGCTCGCCGGCAAGGAAATGAATGTCGGTCGCTTCTATCTCGAGAAGCGCAACTACACCGGCGCCGTCGGCCGCTTCCGCGACGTCATCACCAAGTACCAGACCACGCGCCATGTCGAAGAGGCGCTGATGCGCCTGACCGAGGCCTATATGGCGCTCGGCATCACCAACGAGGCGCAGACCGCCGCTGCGGTGCTCGGGCACAACTTCCCGGACAGCCCCTGGTACAAGGACGCCTATACGCTCCTGGAGAGCGGCGGCCTGCAGCCACGCGAGGATCGCGGCTCCTATATCAGCCGGGCCTTCAACGGCTTCACGCGCGCCGTCGTCGGGATAACTGGTCTCGGCCGCCTCTAA
- the ftsA gene encoding cell division protein FtsA — protein MSLTSQGLTPRMRPLSSRKSATLSILDIGTSKVVCLIAELNPAEANERLRGRTHVARIIGIGHQRSLGLKGGAIIDLESAERAIRAAVDAAERMAKVEVQSVIVNLTGGRLNSQHYAASVDLRGGSVGDSDVKRVLAAAANHAIRPGKAVLHALPTGYALDGSPGVLDPRGLIGGSLSVDMHVVASEAAAARNVMLAVERCHLEVEAVVATPYAAGLSVLVDDEAEMGVVVVDMGGGTTSLGVFSGGHLTHADAIAVGGNHITMDVARGLSTRVSAAERLKTLHGSAIASPSDERDMIAVPQVDDDERDMPNHLSKSHLVRIIKPRVEEILELVRDRLKAAGFSAEAGRRVVLTGGACQLTGMPEVARRVLGGQVRTGRPLGIKGLPEAGKGPSFAAAVGLLVYPQVAHVEHFEPRAGASFFAHATDGYFSRVGRWLRESF, from the coding sequence ATGAGTTTGACCTCGCAGGGCCTGACGCCGCGGATGCGGCCCTTGTCGTCGCGCAAGAGCGCGACCTTGTCGATTCTGGACATCGGCACGAGCAAGGTCGTTTGCCTGATCGCCGAGCTCAACCCGGCCGAAGCGAACGAGCGGCTGCGCGGGCGCACCCATGTCGCGCGCATCATCGGCATCGGCCATCAGCGCTCGCTCGGCCTGAAGGGCGGGGCGATCATCGATCTCGAAAGCGCCGAGCGCGCCATCCGCGCCGCGGTCGACGCGGCCGAGCGCATGGCCAAGGTCGAAGTGCAGTCGGTGATCGTGAACCTCACCGGTGGCCGCCTGAACTCCCAGCACTACGCCGCCAGCGTCGATCTGCGCGGTGGCTCGGTCGGCGACTCCGACGTCAAGCGCGTGCTCGCGGCGGCGGCGAACCACGCCATTCGCCCAGGCAAGGCGGTGCTGCACGCGCTGCCGACCGGTTACGCGCTCGACGGATCGCCCGGCGTGCTCGATCCGCGCGGGCTGATCGGCGGTTCGCTCTCGGTCGACATGCACGTCGTCGCCTCGGAAGCGGCTGCGGCCCGCAATGTCATGCTCGCGGTCGAGCGCTGCCATCTCGAGGTCGAGGCGGTGGTCGCGACACCTTACGCGGCGGGTCTCTCGGTCCTGGTCGATGACGAAGCTGAGATGGGCGTCGTCGTGGTCGACATGGGCGGCGGCACGACCTCGCTCGGCGTCTTCTCCGGCGGGCACCTGACCCATGCCGACGCGATCGCAGTCGGCGGCAACCACATCACCATGGACGTGGCGCGCGGGCTCTCGACCCGGGTCTCCGCGGCCGAGCGTTTGAAGACGCTGCACGGCTCGGCCATCGCCAGCCCGTCCGACGAGCGCGACATGATCGCGGTGCCGCAGGTCGACGATGACGAGCGCGACATGCCGAACCATCTCTCGAAGTCGCATCTGGTGCGGATTATCAAGCCGCGCGTCGAGGAAATCCTCGAACTGGTGCGCGACCGGCTGAAGGCGGCCGGCTTCTCGGCCGAGGCCGGGCGCCGCGTGGTGCTGACCGGCGGCGCCTGCCAGCTTACCGGCATGCCGGAAGTGGCGCGGCGCGTGCTCGGCGGCCAGGTCCGCACCGGCCGGCCGCTCGGAATCAAGGGCTTGCCTGAGGCGGGCAAGGGCCCGTCCTTCGCGGCGGCGGTCGGCCTGTTGGTCTATCCGCAGGTCGCGCATGTCGAACATTTCGAGCCGCGGGCAGGGGCGTCCTTCTTCGCCCATGCGACCGACGGCTACTTCTCCCGCGTCGGCCGCTGGCTGCGCGAGAGCTTCTAG
- the ftsZ gene encoding cell division protein FtsZ, with product MAMNLQAPDIRELKPRITVFGVGGAGGNAVNNMIEAGLDGVDFVCANTDAQALALARAPRIIQMGLQVTEGLGAGSQPEVGRAAAEEVIDEIRDHLAGAHMVFITAGMGGGTGTGAAPAIARVARDMGILTVGVVTKPFQFEGQRRMRMAEAGIGELNEAVDTLIVIPNQNLFRVANENTGFADAFGMADQVLYSGVACITDLMVRPGLINLDFADVRAVMRGMGKAMMGTGEAQGEKRALSAAQAAINNPLLDDVSMKGARGLLISITGGRDMKLYEVDEAATRIREEVDSEANIIVGATFDEALEGTMRVSVVATGIDKPMSAHGELDPTEARIAEVAERLKAEARLRSAVPNVRTSAAAAPAPMPAPVAEYVAPEPVRAPAPAAYAADVRIEPAQPRPAMVAPPVVEAPVAEASMPHFEDSFIPPAPERAVIRPTRMPRVEDLPMPAQHQIAQSRGAVPAPAPASAEQKRMSLMQRLASVGFGRKEDDYADAPVAPVPAPAPRPAPPVAAAGPSAAHAEFMRRPPAPATRPAQGQLDQLGRAAPARNTEEDQLEIPAFLRRQSN from the coding sequence ATGGCGATGAACCTGCAAGCCCCGGACATCCGGGAACTCAAGCCCCGGATCACCGTGTTCGGTGTCGGTGGCGCCGGCGGCAATGCCGTGAACAACATGATCGAGGCCGGGCTCGACGGCGTCGACTTCGTCTGCGCCAACACCGACGCGCAGGCACTCGCTCTTGCCCGCGCCCCGCGCATCATCCAGATGGGCCTCCAGGTTACCGAAGGCCTCGGCGCCGGCTCGCAGCCGGAAGTCGGCCGGGCGGCGGCGGAAGAGGTGATCGACGAGATCCGCGATCATCTCGCCGGTGCGCACATGGTCTTCATCACCGCCGGCATGGGCGGCGGCACCGGCACGGGCGCGGCCCCCGCGATCGCCCGCGTCGCCCGCGACATGGGCATCCTGACCGTCGGCGTCGTCACCAAGCCGTTCCAGTTCGAGGGCCAGCGTCGCATGCGCATGGCCGAGGCCGGCATCGGTGAGCTCAACGAAGCCGTCGACACGCTGATCGTGATCCCGAACCAGAACCTGTTCCGTGTCGCCAACGAGAACACCGGCTTCGCCGACGCCTTCGGCATGGCCGACCAGGTACTCTACTCCGGTGTCGCCTGCATCACCGACCTGATGGTCCGTCCCGGCCTGATCAACCTCGACTTCGCCGACGTCCGCGCCGTGATGCGCGGCATGGGCAAGGCGATGATGGGCACCGGCGAGGCCCAGGGCGAAAAGCGCGCGCTCTCGGCCGCCCAGGCCGCGATCAACAACCCGCTGCTCGACGATGTCTCGATGAAGGGCGCGCGCGGTCTGCTTATCTCGATCACCGGCGGGCGCGACATGAAGCTCTATGAGGTCGACGAGGCCGCCACCCGCATCCGCGAGGAGGTCGACTCCGAGGCCAACATCATCGTCGGCGCCACCTTCGACGAGGCGCTGGAAGGCACGATGCGCGTCTCTGTCGTCGCCACCGGCATCGACAAGCCGATGAGCGCCCATGGCGAGCTCGACCCGACCGAAGCCCGCATCGCCGAGGTCGCCGAGCGGCTGAAGGCCGAGGCGCGGCTGCGCTCGGCCGTCCCGAACGTCCGCACCTCCGCCGCGGCTGCTCCGGCGCCGATGCCGGCTCCCGTAGCCGAGTACGTGGCTCCCGAGCCGGTCCGCGCTCCGGCTCCAGCGGCCTACGCTGCCGATGTCCGCATCGAGCCGGCCCAGCCGCGCCCGGCGATGGTGGCTCCGCCGGTCGTCGAAGCTCCGGTTGCCGAAGCGTCCATGCCGCATTTCGAGGACAGCTTCATTCCGCCGGCTCCCGAGCGCGCCGTCATCCGCCCGACCCGCATGCCGCGCGTCGAGGACCTGCCGATGCCGGCCCAGCATCAGATCGCGCAGAGCCGCGGCGCGGTGCCGGCTCCCGCGCCGGCTTCGGCCGAGCAGAAGCGCATGTCGCTGATGCAGCGCCTCGCCTCGGTTGGCTTCGGTCGCAAGGAAGATGACTACGCCGACGCCCCAGTTGCGCCTGTTCCGGCACCGGCTCCGCGTCCGGCGCCTCCGGTCGCAGCAGCCGGCCCGAGCGCTGCCCATGCGGAGTTCATGCGCCGCCCGCCGGCGCCAGCCACCCGGCCGGCCCAGGGGCAGCTCGACCAACTCGGTCGCGCAGCTCCGGCGCGCAATACGGAAGAAGACCAGCTCGAGATTCCGGCCTTCCTGCGCCGCCAGTCGAACTGA
- a CDS encoding Cj0069 family protein, translated as MNAEPFSVSERTARLGRIAILWRGDETERRGATPQASRFKDVFAALANLGVDAEPVVYEDDVLDAVRSQLARLDGVLVWVNPLHEGRNRAKLDALLREVAERGIWVSAHPDVILKMGTKEVLHRTRTMSWGCDTALYRTVDAMRAELPARLAAGARVIKRNRGNGGQGVWKVEVLADAGGGSRVRILDATKAEPEETPLEEFLTRCEAYFEDGCVIDQPFQERLSEGVVRCYMAGDRCAGFGYQKVKALIEAPAARAAAGARLYTSKADPRFQRLRRLMEDEWTPQLMSSLDLARCDLPMIWDADFMLGGRGVDGTDNYVLGEINVSSVFPIPDEAAEEIAQCVVDRLESKPDLAAAQTVVER; from the coding sequence ATGAACGCGGAGCCGTTTTCTGTATCCGAGCGTACAGCTCGCCTCGGCCGTATCGCTATCCTCTGGCGCGGTGATGAAACCGAACGCCGCGGCGCTACTCCACAAGCCAGCCGTTTCAAGGATGTTTTCGCGGCGCTTGCCAATCTCGGCGTCGATGCGGAGCCGGTGGTTTACGAGGACGATGTTCTCGACGCCGTGCGATCACAGCTCGCCCGGCTCGATGGCGTGCTTGTCTGGGTCAATCCGCTTCACGAGGGGCGCAACCGCGCCAAGCTTGACGCACTCCTTCGCGAAGTCGCGGAGCGCGGCATCTGGGTGAGCGCCCATCCCGACGTGATCCTCAAGATGGGCACCAAGGAGGTGCTTCATCGTACCCGCACGATGAGCTGGGGCTGTGATACGGCTCTCTATCGAACGGTCGATGCCATGCGCGCCGAGTTGCCGGCGAGGCTTGCCGCCGGTGCGCGCGTGATCAAGCGCAATCGGGGCAATGGCGGCCAAGGCGTTTGGAAGGTCGAGGTGCTCGCGGACGCAGGTGGCGGCTCAAGGGTGCGGATCCTGGACGCCACCAAGGCCGAACCGGAGGAGACGCCCCTGGAAGAGTTTCTGACGAGGTGTGAGGCGTATTTCGAGGATGGTTGCGTCATCGATCAACCGTTCCAGGAGCGTCTGAGCGAAGGCGTGGTGCGCTGCTACATGGCGGGCGATCGCTGTGCCGGCTTTGGCTACCAGAAGGTCAAGGCGCTCATTGAAGCTCCGGCCGCGCGCGCCGCGGCCGGAGCGCGGCTTTACACCTCGAAAGCCGATCCACGCTTCCAGCGCTTGCGGCGGTTGATGGAAGACGAATGGACACCGCAATTGATGTCTTCGCTGGACCTCGCGCGGTGCGACCTGCCGATGATCTGGGATGCGGACTTCATGCTTGGCGGGCGCGGCGTTGATGGGACCGACAACTACGTGCTTGGCGAGATCAACGTCAGTTCGGTGTTTCCGATTCCGGACGAGGCAGCGGAGGAGATCGCGCAGTGCGTTGTCGATCGGCTGGAGTCGAAGCCGGACCTAGCGGCGGCGCAGACTGTAGTTGAGCGTTAA
- the recN gene encoding DNA repair protein RecN yields the protein MLAQLSIRDIVLIDRLDLGFEDGLSVLTGETGAGKSILLDGFALALGSRGDGGLVRHGESQGQVSAVFDLPMSHPARALAQAQEIDTDGDLILRRVQYADGRTRAFVNDQPVSVQILRMIGAALVEIHGQHDDRALTDPAQHRTILDGFGELAEQAAEVARASETLKKARQALQSQRMRVETARKEADFLRHAVAELGKLAPGPGEEEALASQRQGMMAAEKVARDIIEAYEAVGGTASPVSALSGVLRRLERRAAQAPELVDPSIAALTTAVVALEEAGETLQAAVRAAEFDPRVLERVEERLFALRAAARKFDVPVDALPALAETMAADLAALDESEGSLKRLEAELAEAEAAYVALATTLSAGRIRAASALDAAVKAELPPLKLERARFITQIDSDPDARGPEGFDRVEFWVETNPGTRPGPMMKVASGGELSRFMLALKVVLAERGSAPTLVFDEIDTGVGGAVADAIGERLARLAARVQVVSVTHAPQVAAKAGQHFLIAKSAHGGEGADERTVTRVSQLEAGSRREEIARMLAGASITEEARAAAGKLLDAAGLRG from the coding sequence ATGCTCGCTCAGCTCTCGATCCGCGACATCGTACTGATCGACCGGCTCGACCTGGGCTTCGAGGACGGGCTCAGCGTGCTCACCGGCGAGACCGGCGCCGGCAAATCGATCCTGCTCGATGGATTCGCGCTCGCGCTCGGCTCCCGCGGCGATGGCGGGCTGGTGCGTCATGGCGAAAGTCAGGGCCAGGTCAGCGCCGTCTTCGACCTGCCGATGTCGCATCCTGCGCGTGCACTCGCGCAGGCGCAGGAGATCGACACCGACGGCGACCTGATCCTGCGGCGCGTGCAATATGCCGATGGCCGCACCCGCGCCTTCGTCAATGATCAGCCGGTCAGCGTCCAGATCCTGCGCATGATCGGCGCGGCGCTGGTCGAGATCCATGGCCAGCATGATGACCGGGCCCTGACCGATCCGGCCCAGCACCGCACCATCCTCGACGGCTTCGGCGAGCTCGCCGAGCAGGCGGCAGAAGTCGCCCGTGCCAGCGAGACCTTGAAGAAGGCGCGCCAGGCCCTGCAGAGCCAGCGCATGAGGGTCGAGACCGCGCGCAAGGAAGCGGACTTCCTGCGCCATGCCGTGGCCGAACTCGGCAAGCTCGCCCCCGGGCCGGGCGAGGAAGAGGCTCTCGCGAGCCAGCGCCAGGGCATGATGGCAGCCGAGAAGGTCGCCCGCGATATCATTGAAGCCTATGAGGCGGTCGGCGGCACGGCTTCGCCGGTTTCCGCCCTGTCGGGTGTGCTGCGCCGGCTGGAACGACGTGCCGCCCAGGCGCCAGAATTGGTCGACCCCTCGATCGCGGCGCTGACCACGGCAGTGGTCGCGCTGGAGGAGGCGGGCGAGACCCTGCAGGCTGCGGTGCGCGCCGCCGAATTCGATCCGCGCGTGCTGGAGCGCGTCGAGGAACGGCTGTTCGCGCTGCGCGCAGCGGCCCGAAAATTCGACGTGCCGGTCGATGCGCTGCCGGCGCTCGCCGAAACCATGGCGGCCGATCTCGCCGCGCTCGATGAGAGCGAAGGCTCGCTGAAACGCCTGGAGGCCGAGCTTGCCGAAGCCGAGGCGGCCTATGTCGCGCTGGCAACCACGCTTTCTGCCGGGCGAATCCGGGCGGCCTCGGCGCTCGACGCCGCGGTCAAGGCGGAATTGCCGCCGCTCAAGCTGGAGCGCGCCCGCTTCATCACGCAGATCGACAGCGATCCCGACGCGCGCGGGCCGGAGGGTTTCGACCGCGTCGAATTCTGGGTCGAGACCAATCCCGGCACGCGGCCGGGGCCGATGATGAAGGTCGCCTCGGGTGGCGAGCTCTCGCGCTTCATGCTGGCGCTTAAGGTCGTGCTGGCCGAGCGTGGCTCGGCCCCGACGCTCGTCTTCGACGAGATCGACACCGGCGTCGGCGGCGCAGTGGCGGATGCGATCGGCGAGCGGCTGGCGCGGCTCGCGGCGCGCGTGCAGGTCGTATCGGTGACGCATGCGCCGCAGGTTGCCGCCAAGGCCGGGCAGCATTTCCTGATCGCAAAGTCGGCCCATGGCGGGGAGGGCGCCGACGAGCGCACCGTCACCCGCGTCTCGCAGCTGGAGGCTGGCAGCCGGCGCGAGGAGATCGCCCGCATGCTCGCCGGCGCCTCGATCACCGAGGAGGCGCGGGCGGCGGCCGGCAAGCTGCTCGATGCGGCTGGGCTGCGCGGCTGA